From Myxococcus guangdongensis:
CAGCCCGATGTTCCCCTCCTGCACCAAATCCAGCAGGGACAGGGGATTGCGGTGGTACTCGTGGGCCAGCTTCACCACCAGCCGCAGGTTGGAGGCCACCAGCCGGTACGCCGTCCTGACGTCCCCCGTCTCGCGGTAGTGCCGCGACAGGGCCAGTTCCTCCTCGCGCGTCAAAAGCGGGTGACGCGTCACCTCGGCCATGTAGGCCTGCAGCGGGTCCCGGTTGGACAGCCCGGACTCGCTCGCCCGGACCAGGGCCTGGGGGGGCGAGGGCCGGGCCGCGGCCTCCTCCTCGGGCTCCGCGTCGACCAGCTCGGCCTCGTCCGGCTCCAAGGAATCCGGGTCTGGCGAGGCCTCTACCCCTGTGTCCTCGACCTCGGCGTCGACTCCGTCCGCCCTGGCGGGGGCGCTCGCGGGCGCTCGCTTCGCCCGGCGTCCGGGCGACGTTCCTTTGGTTCTCTTCCCTCCACTCGCCATGGGCGCTCCATACCCCAAAGTGCCGCGATTGTTGCCAGAGGGTAATGCAGGGGCTATGCCCCTGCTTGATGAGCGACATCCAAGAGCCCACCGCGCCGGGCAGCCCGGCCACCGACGAAGCCCCGACGCGTCCCGCCGAATACATCGCGGACATCGGCTTCGACGACATGAATCTGTCCGAGCCCCTCCGCCGCGCGCTGGCGGAGCGCGGCTATACCCACCCCACCCCTGTCCAGGCGCGCGCCTTCCGGCCCGCCATCGAGGGAAAGGACCTGATTGTCCGCAGCAAGACGGGCACGGGGAAGACGGCCGCGTTCGGCCTGCCGCTGCTGGAGAAGATTCCCGCGGATGAGAAGCGCGTGCGCGCGCTCATCCTCTGCCCCACGCGCGAGCTCGCGCTGCAGGTGGCGGAGGAGCTGACGCTGCTGGCCAAGTACAAGGGCGTGAAGGTGGCGGCCATCTACGGCGGCGCCTCCATGAAGCAGCAGGAGGACGCGCTCGAGGAGGGCACGCCCATCATCGTCGGGACGCCCGGCCGCGTGTTCGACCACATCAACCGCGGCAACCTGAAGCTGGACGGGTGCGACCACGCGGTGCTGGACGAAGCCGACGAGATGCTCAACCAGGGCTTCTACGAGGAGGTCACCCGCATCCTCGACCGCCTTCCGAAGTCGCGCCAGGTGCTGCTCTTCAGCGCCACCGTCCCCACGGACATCCAGAACCTCATCGCCCGGTACACGACGAACGCGGAGACGCTCTTGCTCTCCGGCGACGTCTTCACCGTCGAGCACATCCACCACGTCCGCTACGACGTGTCGGACGCGTTCCCCAAGCCGCGCAACCTCATCTACATCCTGGAGAAGGAGGAGCCGCCCAACGCCATCATCTTCTGCAACACGCGGGATGACACGGCGCTGGTGACGGCGGTGCTCAACCGCAACGGCTTCGACGCGGAGCTGCTCAACGGAGACCTGCCGCAGAAGGAGCGCGAGCGGGTGATGGGCAAGGTGAAGCGCGGCGAGGTGGCCTTCATGGTCGCCACGGACATCGCGGCGCGCGGCATCGACATCTCCGGGCTGGAGTACGTCATCAACTACTCGCTGCCCGAGGACCCGGCCGTCTACCTGCACCGCGTGGGCCGCACCGGCCGCATCGGCAACAAGGGCACGGCCATCAACCTCTTCTCCGGCCGCGAGCTGGCGACGTACACCGCGCTGGAGAAGAAGTACGGCATCAAGTTCGACAAGCAGGAGATGCCCGCCCCCGAGGAGGCGATGCGCCTGTGGACCGAGCGCCACGTGCGCGAAATCCAGGAGGCCGCGAGCGGCTCGGTGTTCGAGGGCTTCCTGCCCCTGGCCGCGCAGCTGAAGAACCGACCCAACGCGGATGACCTGGTCGCGTTCCTGCTCAAGTACTTCTTCAGCCACCTGCGCATGGAGAAGGTGCAGGCGGCCCAGGAGTCCGAGCGTCAGGCGCCCGCGCCCGAGCGCAAGTCCAGCGGCGGCGAGGGACGTCGTCGGGACCGCGAGGAGCGGGGTGGCCGGGGTGAGCGTCGTGAGCGCGAGGAGCGTCGCGAGCGCGGAGAGAAGCCCATGGCGCGTCCGGAGCACCCGGACCGCGAGCGCCGTCCGCGCCGCGACGAGCCCCGGCGGGAGCGTGACGCCGGCCGGGGTGGCCCCGCCGCGCTGGAGGCGGGCCCTGGCGAGGCGAAGCTGTGGGTGAACCTGGGAACCGCGGATGGCCTGGGGCCGGGCAGCATCGCCACGGCGCTGGAGGACGCGGGCGCGCCTCTGGGGAAGATGGTGCGCGCGGAGCTGCGGCCCACGTTCGCGTACGTGTTCGTCGCGGAGGAGGACAGCGCGGCGTTCGAGACGCTCAACGGCAAGCAGCACGGCACGAAGACGCTGCGCGTGGAGAAGAGCAAGCCGCGCACCGAGCGTGAGCCCGGCACCCGTCCGCCCCCGTCCCCGGACGCGGGCCCTGGCGAGGTGAAGCTGTGGACCAACCTGGGCATGGACGACGGGATGGATGAGGCGAAGCTGCCCGCCGCCCTGGAGGCCGCGGGGGCTCCCGCCGGCAAGGTGCTCAAGGCGCTCTTGCGCCCCACGTACGGCTACGCCTACGTGGCCGAGGCGGACGCGGCGGGCTTCGAGGCGCTCAACGGCAAGCAGCACGGCGAGAAGGTGCTGAAGATTGAAAGGCACCGTCCGCGCGGCTCGCGTGAGGAGCGTCGTCCGCGTCACGAGGCGCTGCCAGACCTGCCGGGCCAGGTGCGCCTGTGGGTGGGCCTGGGCAAGCAGGACGGCCTGGACGAGGCGGGCGTCACCAGCGCGCTCGAGGCCGCCGGGGCTCCGGCGGGCAAGGTGGTGCGGATGGACCTGCGCCCCACGTACGCGTACGTGTTCGTGGCGGACGAGGACGCCGCCGGCTTCGAGGCGACGCACGGCAAGCAGCACGGTGAGCGCACGCTGAAGGTCGAGCGCGCTCGCAAGAAGTAGTCGCGCCGCGCGGGCGTCCGGCGGGCCTTCGGGCCGGGTCGGACGCCATGCGCGTGGGGTGCTTGGGACGCGGCCCCGCGTGAGGACTCCCGGCGAGCCAAGCGCCTCGCCGGAGGTCGCCCAGGGACGCGGGGCCCGCTCGCGGCCCTTCTCTCGACGACCCGGCGCGGGCCGCGCAGCCGGTGCGCCCGCCCCTCAGGACTCCTCTGACGCGGCGGCCTTCCTGCGGCGCTCTCGGTGGTAGTGCGCGGTGCACAGGCCCCGGGCCAGCACGGGCCGCTCGCAGCCGACTTGCGAGCAAGGGACGGGCTCGGGCCGCGCGGGCCGCGTCGCCGACGGACCTCCGCTGAACATCACCTCCGCCACCTCGAGCAGCCGGTCCACGTCCGGACGGGACAGGTGGCGGGTGCGCGCGAAGCCTTCCAGCCGGTGGCCCCCCGCATCGTCCACGTCCTCCACCCGGAGCAGCTCCCACAGGGGCAGCTCCAGCGCGGAGGCCACCTGGAGGAGCGTCTCGTAGCTGGGGCTGCGCTCCCCGCGCTCCAGGAGCGACGCGAAGGACACGGAGATGCCGCAGCGGACGGCGAAGTCCTCCTGGGTGAGGCCCCGGCGCTCCCGCAGCGCGCGAATCCGTCGGGCCAGGCCCTGCAGGTGTCCGTTCACCGTGGAAGCATCCGGGGGACCGGGTGACATGGCAGTTTCCTATGGTAGCGCACCCCTTCTGTTAAGGTCTCGCGCGCGGTGCGGGCCCACCCGGGCCCACCGCCACCAGGAGCACTGCGAATCATGAGCGCCGTCGAGGGTACCAACTACTACTTCCGCAAGGCCGCGCGGATCATGGACGTGGGAACCCCCATCGAAACGCTGCTCGCCACGCCGCTGCGCGAGGTGAAGGTCCAGGTCTCCATCGAGATGGACTCCGGCGAGATTCGCACCTTCCTCGGCTACCGCATCCAGCACGACAACAGCCGCGGCCCCATGAAGGGCGGCCTGCGCTACCACCCCGCGCTGAACCAGGACGAGTCCGCGTCGCTCGCGTCGCTGATGACGTGGAAGACGGCCGTGGTGAACGTGCCCTACGGCGGCGCCAAGGGCGGCATCGCGTGCGACCCGTCGCAGCTGAGCCTCAAGGAGCTGGAGCGGCTGACGCGCAAGTTCGTCGACCAGATCCAGGATGTCATCGGGCCCACGCGGGACATCCCCGCCCCCGACGTCAACACCAACCCCCAGGTGATGGCGTGGATCATGGACCAGTACTCGCGCTACCACGGCCACTCGCCCGCCGTCGTCACGGGCAAGCCGCTGGAGCTCTATGGCTCCAAGGGCCGCGAGGCGGCCACCGGGCGCGGCCTGTTGTACGTGTGCCGTGAAATACTGCGGGACCTGGGCCTGCCGGTGAAGGGCACGCGCTTCGCGGTGCAGGGCTTCGGCAACGTGGGCAGCCACACCGCGCAGCTGTTGTGGGAGGACGGCGGCGTGGTGGTGGCCGTGGCGGACGTGCTGGGCGGCATCCGCAACCCCGCGGGCCTGGACATCCCGTCGCTCTTCGAGCACGTCAAGCGCACCGGCACGGTGACGGGCTTCACGGGCGGCACGGCGTGCACCAACGAGGAGGTGCTCGCGGCGGACTGCGAGGTGCTCATCCCCGCGGCGCTGGGCCACGTGCTCACGCGGGACAACGCCAACAATGTCCGCGCGCGGCTCATCATCGAGGGCGCCAACGGCCCCACCCAGCCGGAGGCGGACGAAATCTTCGAGAAGCGCGGCATCTTCGTGGTGCCCGACGTGCTCGCCAGCTCCGGCGGCGTCACGGTGAGCTACTTCGAGTGGGTGCAGAACCTCCAGCACCTGTCCTGGGAAGAGGACCGCGTCAACGCGGAGCTGGAGAAGACGATGAAGGAGGCCTACGAGCGCGTGGCGCAGATTGCCCGCTCGCGCAAGGTCTCCATGCGGACAGCGGCCTACATCCTCGCCATCGGCCGGGTGGGCAAGGCCACCGTGCTGCGCGGCATCTGACACTTGCCGCCCCGGCCCGTCCGTCCCCCGGGCGGGCGAGCATGTCGCATCGCGGCAACGCCCGTGGGCCCCAGGTTCGGTGCAGGCTGTCCCTTCCGCCCGGGGCGCGCTTCCGCTAGACGCGCACGCTCATGGTCACCCTCCAGGACATCCTCACCGCGCGGGAGCGTCTGCGCGACGCCATCCGGCCCACGCCCTGCCCCGCCTCGGACTACTTCACCGAGCGCACCGAGTGCGGCGCGGTGTACTTCAAGCTGGAGAACCTCCAGCGCACCGGCGCCTTCAAGGAGCGCGGCGCGCTCAACAAGCTGCTGACGCTGTCGCCCGAGGAGCGCCAGCGGGGCGTCATCGCAGCGTCCGCCGGCAACCACGCGCAGGGCGTCGCGTACCACGCGCGCCGCTTGGGGGTGAAGGCCACCATCGTCATGCCGGAGCGCACGCCGCTCATCAAGGTGTCGCGCACGCGTGACGACTACGGCGCGCGCGTGGTGCTCAAGGGCTCCAACTACGACGAGGCCTACGCGGAGGCGCTGCGAATCCAGCAGGCCGAGGGGCTCGTCTTCGTGCACCCGTTCAACGACCCGCACGTCATCGCGGGACAGGGGACCATCGGCCTGGAGCTGCTCGAGCAGTGGCCGGACGTGGAGGTGGTGCTGGTGCCCATCGGCGGCGGAGGGCTCATCTCGGGCATCGCCTGCGCGCTGAAGGAGAAGAAGCCCGGCATCCAGGTCATCGGCGTGCAGACGTCCACCATCGACAGCATGAAGGCCTCCGTCGCGGCGGGGAAGCTGATGGAGTTGCCGGCGGCGGGGACCACCATCGCGGACGGAATCGCGGTGAAGCGGGTGGGCGAGCTCACCTTCGAGATGGTGCGCAAGTACGTGGACGCCATCGTATCGGTGGACGAGGAGGAGATCGCCGCCGCCATCCTCACGCTGCTCGAGCAGGAGAAGAGCGTGGTGGAGGGCGCGGGCGCGGTGGGCGTGGCCGCGGTGCTCAACGGGCACGTGCCCCAGGCGAAGGGCAAGCGCACCGCCATCATCCTGAGCGGCGGCAACATCGACATGAACGTCATCAGCCGCATCATCGAGCGGGGCCTGGTGAAGGCCGGCCGCCTGGTGCAGCTCGAGGTGCGCCTGCCGGACCGGCCCGGCATGCTCGCGCGGCTGACGACGCGCATCGCGGATTTGAGGGCCAACGTGGTGGACCTGCACCACGAGCGCGCCTTCTCCAAGGCGGGGCTGGGCGAGGCCATGGTGGAGGTGACGCTGGAGACCACGGGCCCGTCTCACATCCGCGAGCTGGAGCAGGCCTTGGAGGAACTGGGCTGGCAGGTGGCCCGCAAGTAACGGGAGGGGGCCTTGCACCCGGGCGGAGGGGGTCGGCCATACTGGGGCCATGCGTTCCCTGCTCGTCGCGCTGCTGGTCACCGCCACTCCGCAAACCCCCGCCCAGAAGGCGAAGGAGCTCTCCGGACAGAAGGCCTGGGAGGAGCTGTACCTGGCCTTCTCCTCCGGTGACGCGAAGACGGTGCCCCAGGAGCAGCGCGCCGGGGTGTCCGCCGCGCTCGCCAAGGGGTGTCAGGCCCTGCTGAAGGACGACGCGGTGATGGCGTACTCGCTGGGCGAGCGCGCCGCGGTGTTCGAGGAGTCCGCTCCGGCGCTGCGCTGCCTGGCGAGCGCCGCGAGGAAGACCGAGCAGCGCGCCGCCGCGGAGGCGACCCTGGTGAAGGGTGTGACGCTCTTCCCGAAGGACGGCGGCTTCCCGCTGGAGCTGGGCAAGCTGCTCTTGGAGGAGCAGGACTCGGCGGGCGCGCAGGCGGCGCTGGAGAAGGTGCCACCGCGCACGCGTGAGGCCGCGGAGGCGAAGAAGCTGCTCCAGCAGGCGCGGCAGCAGACGCTGCAGGAGGACTCGGCGCGGGCGGAGGCGTCTCGCATCTCGAAGAAGCTTGGAGGCGCCACCGCGCAGGGCTCGCAGACGCGGCCCGTGAGCGCGCACGCGGGCGACGAATCCTCCGTCGTGTCGCTCGCGACACGGCCGGGGATGACCGTCCGCACGCCGCGCGTGGGCTACGAGTCCGGCGTGAACTCGCTGGGAATGCGCGTGCGATCCAACAGCCGCTACGTCATCACCTACTTCAACAACAACCGGGACTTCGCGCAGCGCGCGGACTACGAAGGCCATATCGTCGAGACGCTCGATACGGCCCACCACTTCGTCCAGAAGGTCCTGGGCGAGACGCGTGAGAACCCCGTCACCGTCGTGCTCTACACAGCCGCCGAGTTCCGCACCGTGTTCGGCAACCAGGTGGCCAGGACCGTAGCGGGGCGCTACTTCAACAGCAACATCCACATCAACAACGCCGCCGAGTTGAACAACGAGACCAAGGCGACGCTCGTCCACGAGTACGTCCATGCCGCCATGGCCGACATGTGCGGCGGTGGGGACCGGGATATGAGCTTCCTGCCCGTGTGGCTCGTCGAGGGCGTGGCCATGTTCGTGGAGTGGAAGTACCGGGAAGTCCCCGGCCCTCCCCCCGAGATGCTCGACCAGATGCAGACCATCCTCGGCAATCCGGACATGCACCTCATCAGCCTCCGGATGATGACCAAGGTCGCCCCCATCAGCACCGGCCACGCCGCGATGGCCTATGACATCGCCGGACTGGCGGTCCAAGAGCTGGTTCGCCGGGAGGGAACCTACCGGCTGCTGACCCTCATCCGGGATGTGTGCAGGGGGCAGGGACGCCTCTCCTTCGAGAAGGCGCTGATGACCCACTACGGAATGACCCTGGATGACCTCGACAAGGAGGTCGAGGAATCGGTCCCGAGGAGGTAGCCGGCCGGGCAAGCTTGGTCCATTTGGTTTACCCCTCCCCGGGAGTCCCCTAGACTCGCAGCCCCCCCATTTGCGCTGCGACGGTAACCGGGCAGTCCGCCGTCCGCAGCAAGGTGACGGATGTCGGACACGCGCGCGGCAATGAGAGAATTTCGCTTCCTCGACGAGAAGCGAAAGCTGGGAAGCCTGTCTCCCGTGGAGGAGGCTCGCTGGGGCGAGCTGCGTGGTCTCCTCGGCATCCAGGATGCGCCCGCCGACGCCTCCTCCTGGCAGCAGCCAGAAGCCGCCGCGCCCCAGGGCTACTACGGCGCGGATGGCCAGTGGTACGCCTACCCCGCCGGCTACGACCCCAATCAGGCCTACGCCCAGCAGCCCCAGGGCTACTACGGCGCCGACGGCCAGTGGTACGCCTACCCCGCCGGCTACGACTCCAATCAGGCCCAGGGCTACTACGGCGCCGACGGCCAGTGGTACGCCTACCCCGCCGGCTACGACCCCAATCAGGCCTACGCCCAGCAGGGCTACGACCCGAATCAGGCCTACGCCCAGCAGCCCTACGATCCGAACCAGGCCTACGCGGGCTATCCCCAGCAGGGGTACGACCCGAATCAGGCCTACGCGCAGCAGGGGTACGACCCGAACCAGGCCTACGCCCAGCAGGGCTACGACCCGAACCAGGCCTACGCTCAGCAGGGGTATGATCCGAACCAGGCCTACGCGCAGCAGGGTTACGACCCGAATCAAGCCTACGCGCAGCAACAGGGCTGGACCGGGCAGGAACATGCGTCCGCCCAGGACCCGAGCGCCTACGCGCCGCAGCCCGCCCCCGAGTCGGAGAACCTGCACCTCAGCTCGGATGACATCGACATCCCCTCGCTGAGCGAGCCCGCACCGTGGATGGCGCCCGCCGCGACGCCCGAGGTCAGCGCCCCCGTCTCCGAGTCCGCGCCCGACACCTCCTCGTTCGAGGATGTGATGGAGGTCTCCGAGACGGAGGACGCGTCGGACTTCGAGCCGGCGCCGCCCGTGGAGGCGCTGGCGAGCGCCGAGGATGACTTCAGCGAGCTGGGTGGCGCGGAGGAGTCCGCGGCCGCCACGCACGAGCCCGAGCCTTCGCTCGAGTCGTCCTTCGCCGACCTCTCCCTGGAGGTCGAGACGACTCCAGACGTCGCCGAGACGCCGGTGTTGGAGGCGCAGCCCGTCGAGGAGGCTTCGTTCGCGTCCTCCGAGGTGGAGGTCCCCTCTTCCGAGGTCGAGCTGCTCGATGCCTCGGCGGAGAGCGAGCCGGTGCTCGCCGAGGACCTCTCTCCTGCCCCCGTGGATGAGGCGTGGGCTTCCGCTCCGCTGGCGGTGGATCCACTCGAGTCCTCGCCGACCGAGGTCGCCGACTCGAACGACATCATCGATGTCGGCGCCATGGAGTCCGCCGAGCCCATCGCGCTCGATTCGGGTGATCTGGCCGAGGAGTCGTTCGCCGATACGCAGCCCACGGTCGACACGTCCGACCTGGGTGCGGAGGAGTTGGTGCTCGATGCCTCGGAGGTGAGCGACGCGTCGCCCTCCACCGTGGAGCTGTCGGCTGGGGACGTCGATGCGGGCACGGCCGCCGAGGAGATCGCGCTCGACGCCTCCGACGTCAGCGAGGTGTCCGAGTCCACGGGTGACGCGGCTCCGGCGACGGAGCAGGTGCGCACGATGGAGGCCTCGGACTCCGAAGTGTGGACGGCCTCCACGGCCACGAGCGAGGACCGTGCGACGGAGGGCGAGTCGCCCACGTTCGACGTGGCGGAGGTCGGAGCCGAGGTGGCTCCGACGACACCGTTGCCTTTCAGCTCGAGCACGGTCCCCTCGCTGGAGCTCCGCTCCGTGCAGGTGGGACCCGATCTCCAGGCGGACACCATCGAGGTCGATACGGAGGCCGCGTCCTCCTCGCAGGATGCGTTCGACCTGAGCGGCAACCCCGAGGAGGCCGTTCCCCTCGCGACCGCGGGAGACTTCCTGGAGCCCGGGCAGTTCACCGCCTCGGCGGAGCGAGGTCTCGACCTTCCGGCTTACAGCGGCGCGGAGGAGGATTGGAGCACGCAGTCGAGCGAGTTGGAGCCGCTGGCCAGCAGCGCTGGCATGGCGTCACAGATGACGGACGGCTCGGTGCCGCGCGAGGCTCAAGCGGAGTGGTCCTCCGGTGAGGCGTCGGCCGAGGGTGGTTCCGCGGAGTGGAGCTCGGCGACGGCGCAGGGTTCGGATGTCATCGAGCTGCAGCCGGAATGGGCCTCTGCCAACGCCGAGGCCGCGCAGCCCACCTGGGACGCGACTGGTGAGCAGCCGGCGGAGGCCTCATCGACCGAGTGGTCGACTTCCGAGGCACAGCCCGAGTGGAGCGCGACGAGCGAAGTCGCCTTGACGGAAGAGCTCGCGGCGACCCCGTCTTCGGAGTGGTCGACGGGTGAAGCGGGAGTCGAGGCCACGGCGACCAGCTCGACGGAGGATGCGACCTCGGCTGCATGGGACGCATCCGAGGCGGAGCAGACGCAGAACACGTCGGAGAACACCGCCGCGCAGCCCGAGTGGTCCGCGACGGAAGAGCTTCCCGCCGATGCCGTGCAGACGGATGGGTCCACATCCTCGACGGAGACGCCTGAAGCGCAGCCCGAGTGGTCCGCGACGGAAGAGCTTCCCTCCGATGCGGTGCAGGCCGAGTGGTCCGCAGCCTCGACGGAGACACCTGCCGCTCAGCCCGAGTGGGCTGCCACTCCGGACGCAGTGCAGTCCGAGTGGTCCGCCTCGACGGAAGAGCTTCCCGCGGATGCGGTGCAGGCCGAGTGGTCCGCGTCCTCGACGGAGACGCCGGATGCGCAGCCTGAGTGGGCTGCGACGTCACCGGAGACGCCTGCCGAACAGTCTGAGTGGGCCGCTGTGGAAGAGCTTCCCGCCGATGCGGTCCAGGCTGAGTGGTCCGCGTCCTCGGCAGAGGTAACCCCTGCGCAACCTGAGTGGGCAGCCGCGGAAGAGCTTCCCGCGGACGCAGTGCAGACCGAGTGGTCTGCCACGTCGACGGAGACGCCTGCCGCGCAGGAGCAATGGGCTGCGACAGAAGAGCTTCCCGCGGACGCAGTGCAGGCCGAGTGGTCCTCGGCAGAGGCAACCGCTGCGCAGCCCGAGTGGGCTGCCACCCCGGAGATCGCTCCGGACGCCGTGCAGGCAGAGCCGTCCGCGTCTTCGACAGAGGTGACGGACGCGCAGCCCGAGTGGGCCACCACCGAAGAGCTTCCCGCCGATGCCGTGCAGGCCGAGTGGTCCGCCGCGTCGACGGAGACCCCCGCCGCGCAGGCGGAATGGGCTGCTGCTGAAGAGCTTCCCGCCGACGCAGTGCAGGCCGAGTGGTCTTCGTCCACGGCAGAGACGCAGGCTGCGCAGCCTGAGTGGGCCACCACCGAAGAGCTTCCCGCCGACGCCGTGCAAGCCGAGTGGTCGGCCACTTCGACGGAAACACCTGCCGCCCAGGCTGAGTGGACCGCCACGGCAGAGCTTCCCGCGGATGCGGTGCAGTCCGAATGGTCTGCCTCATCGGAGGAGGCGCCTGCTGCGCAGCCCGAGTGGGCCGCAACCGAAGAGCTTCCCGCGGATGCGGTGCAGGCTGAGTGGTCCGCCACGTCAACGGAGGCGCCTGCCGCTCAGCCCGAGTGGGCCGCCACCGAAGAGCTTCCCGCGGATGCGGTGCAGTCCGAGTGGTCTGCGTCCTCCACTGAGACACCTGCCGCGCAGGCGGAATGGGCTGCGACGGAAGAGCTTCCCGCGGAAGCCGTGCAGACCGAGTGGTCTGCGTCCTCCACGGAGACACCTGCCGCTCAGCCCGAGTGGACCTCGACCGGAGAACTCCCCGCCGACGCGGTGCAGTCCGAGTGGTCTGCGTCCTCGACGGAGACGCCTGCCGCGCAGGCGGAATGGGCTGCGACGGAAGAACTCCCTCCGGACGCCGTGCAAGCCGAGTGGTCCTCGACGGAGACTCCTGCGGCTCAACCCGAGTGGGCTACCACGGAAGAGCTCCCTGCGGACGCCGTGCAGGCCGAGTGGTCCTCGACGGAGACTCCTGCGGCTCAACCCGAGTGGGCTACCACGGAAGAGCTTCCTGCGGACGCAGTGCAGGCCGAGTGGTCCTCGACGGAGACTCCTGCGGCTCAACCCGAGTGGTCCGCCACGGAAGAGCTTCCCGCAGACGCCGTGCAGACCGAGTGGTCCTCGTCCTCGACGGAGACGCCTGCCGCGCAGTCTGAATGGGCAGCCACCGAAGAACTCCCGGCGGATGCCGTGCAGTCCGACTGGGCATCCTCCTCGACGGAGACGCCCGCTGCTCAGCATGCGTGGGCCGCGACCGAAGAACTCCCCGCCGACGCGGTGCAGGCCGAGTGGCCCGCCACGGCAACAGCGACGCCCGCCGCTCAGCCCGAGTGGTCCGCCACCGAAGAGCTCCCCGCCGATGCCGTGCAGACCGAGTGGTCCGCCGCGTCGCCGGAGGCCCCCACCGCGCAGACCGAGTGGTCCGCGACGCCCGAGCTCGCTCCCGACGCGGTGCAGCCTGAGTGGTCCGCGTCCTCGACGGAGACACCTGCCGCGCAGGCCGAGTGGTCCTCCGCGGAAGAACTCCCCGCCGACGCCGTGCAGGCCGAGTGGGCATCCGCGCCGGAGATTGCTCCAGATGCTGCGCAGTCCGAGGAGTCTGCCTCGTCGACCGCCGCGCAACCTGAGTGGGCAGCCACGACGGAAGAGCTTCCCGCGGACGCAGTGCAGGCCGAGTGGTCCTCCGCGGAAGAACTCCCCGCCGACGCCGTGCAGGCCGAGTGGTCTCCCCACTCGACGGAGGCGCCCTCCGCTCAGTCTCAGTGGTCCGCGACGCCGGAGCTTGCCGCGGACGCGGCGCAGACCGAGTGGTCCGCGTCGACAGCAGAGGCGCCCACCGCTCAGCCTGAATGGGCTGCCGCGGAAGAGCTCCCCGCCGACGCCGTCCAGGCCGAGTGGTCGACATCCACCGCGGAGTCACCTGCGGCTCAAGCCGAGTGGGCCGCCACGGAAGAGCTCCCCGCCGACGCGGTGCAGGCCGAGTGGGCATCGTCCTCGACGGAGACGCCGGCTGCTCAGCCTGAGTGGGCCTCAACCGAGGAGCTCCCCGCCGACGCCGTCCAGGCCGAGTGGTCCACCACCGAAGATCCCGCCGCGCAGTCCGAGTGGGCCGCCACGGAAGAGCTCCCCGCCGACGCCGTGCAGGACGAATGGTCTTCGTCGGAGACGCCCGCTGCGCAGTCCGAGTGGGCCGCGTCCTCGACGCAGCCCGCTCAGCCTGAGTGGTCCGCCACCGAAGAGCTCCCCGCCGACGCCGTCCTCGCCGAAGAGCCCACGGCTTCGACCGAGGCCCCCACGGCCCAGCCCGAGTGGTCCACCACCGAAGAGCTCCCCGCCGACGCCGTGCAGGCCGAGTGGGCCGACGACTCGCATGCGTCGGCCGCCGAGGCCCCCGGGCAGCACGCCTGGTCCGCGACGGAAGAGCTCCCCGCCGACGCCGTCCAGTCCGAGTGGTCCTCCGCTCAGGACTCGTCGACCTGGAACAACTCCGAAGCCGCGCAGCCCGAATGGTCGGCCACCGCGGAGGCGGCCAACACCCAAACCGAGTGGAGCGAGGCCCCGGTCGACGTGGAGCCGATGGTCGAGCTCTCCGCCACCGAGCAGGTCTCCGCGGAGCCCATCCAGGCCGAGGAGGTCTCCT
This genomic window contains:
- a CDS encoding DUF6982 domain-containing protein — its product is MREFRFLDEKRKLGSLSPVEEARWGELRGLLGIQDAPADASSWQQPEAAAPQGYYGADGQWYAYPAGYDPNQAYAQQPQGYYGADGQWYAYPAGYDSNQAQGYYGADGQWYAYPAGYDPNQAYAQQGYDPNQAYAQQPYDPNQAYAGYPQQGYDPNQAYAQQGYDPNQAYAQQGYDPNQAYAQQGYDPNQAYAQQGYDPNQAYAQQQGWTGQEHASAQDPSAYAPQPAPESENLHLSSDDIDIPSLSEPAPWMAPAATPEVSAPVSESAPDTSSFEDVMEVSETEDASDFEPAPPVEALASAEDDFSELGGAEESAAATHEPEPSLESSFADLSLEVETTPDVAETPVLEAQPVEEASFASSEVEVPSSEVELLDASAESEPVLAEDLSPAPVDEAWASAPLAVDPLESSPTEVADSNDIIDVGAMESAEPIALDSGDLAEESFADTQPTVDTSDLGAEELVLDASEVSDASPSTVELSAGDVDAGTAAEEIALDASDVSEVSESTGDAAPATEQVRTMEASDSEVWTASTATSEDRATEGESPTFDVAEVGAEVAPTTPLPFSSSTVPSLELRSVQVGPDLQADTIEVDTEAASSSQDAFDLSGNPEEAVPLATAGDFLEPGQFTASAERGLDLPAYSGAEEDWSTQSSELEPLASSAGMASQMTDGSVPREAQAEWSSGEASAEGGSAEWSSATAQGSDVIELQPEWASANAEAAQPTWDATGEQPAEASSTEWSTSEAQPEWSATSEVALTEELAATPSSEWSTGEAGVEATATSSTEDATSAAWDASEAEQTQNTSENTAAQPEWSATEELPADAVQTDGSTSSTETPEAQPEWSATEELPSDAVQAEWSAASTETPAAQPEWAATPDAVQSEWSASTEELPADAVQAEWSASSTETPDAQPEWAATSPETPAEQSEWAAVEELPADAVQAEWSASSAEVTPAQPEWAAAEELPADAVQTEWSATSTETPAAQEQWAATEELPADAVQAEWSSAEATAAQPEWAATPEIAPDAVQAEPSASSTEVTDAQPEWATTEELPADAVQAEWSAASTETPAAQAEWAAAEELPADAVQAEWSSSTAETQAAQPEWATTEELPADAVQAEWSATSTETPAAQAEWTATAELPADAVQSEWSASSEEAPAAQPEWAATEELPADAVQAEWSATSTEAPAAQPEWAATEELPADAVQSEWSASSTETPAAQAEWAATEELPAEAVQTEWSASSTETPAAQPEWTSTGELPADAVQSEWSASSTETPAAQAEWAATEELPPDAVQAEWSSTETPAAQPEWATTEELPADAVQAEWSSTETPAAQPEWATTEELPADAVQAEWSSTETPAAQPEWSATEELPADAVQTEWSSSSTETPAAQSEWAATEELPADAVQSDWASSSTETPAAQHAWAATEELPADAVQAEWPATATATPAAQPEWSATEELPADAVQTEWSAASPEAPTAQTEWSATPELAPDAVQPEWSASSTETPAAQAEWSSAEELPADAVQAEWASAPEIAPDAAQSEESASSTAAQPEWAATTEELPADAVQAEWSSAEELPADAVQAEWSPHSTEAPSAQSQWSATPELAADAAQTEWSASTAEAPTAQPEWAAAEELPADAVQAEWSTSTAESPAAQAEWAATEELPADAVQAEWASSSTETPAAQPEWASTEELPADAVQAEWSTTEDPAAQSEWAATEELPADAVQDEWSSSETPAAQSEWAASSTQPAQPEWSATEELPADAVLAEEPTASTEAPTAQPEWSTTEELPADAVQAEWADDSHASAAEAPGQHAWSATEELPADAVQSEWSSAQDSSTWNNSEAAQPEWSATAEAANTQTEWSEAPVDVEPMVELSATEQVSAEPIQAEEVSWAEEQPATPATSWQAQNGHAFGASVTDLSAAIEEEEVPVELEQEQELAEIELVEEAPEPTPQPATAVAAAAMSAALRSPSYPAPPARATPSLAASPQPLAAVREPLFAAAVPLHADSITSFIEGEHRVIIHTVEGQVKRGTIRDADLLDEVISLEQQSGFAPEQIPGKRVKAIFFMLPAGARQPQAEGQKIRVTFNDGRQVAGFSQDFKSTTPGFFVVPADQRTNTARIFIYRASVQAVAEG